Proteins encoded by one window of Kribbella italica:
- a CDS encoding type IV secretion system protein has protein sequence MTDEISLAILGNRATADGMKRLTDISSLLTAASLGGFLLLAVLLALLALFALYFVLLFREVALIAFVVFAPIAMASWTWSSTRHWLRRWIEVVGALLFSKIAMAVVFALGLSATGAADQGNNPANLSTFLAGVLLVAMAAFAPAATFSFIHWAGDQGHSAARAIRQGSVGTAAAKEGVEKAQHWGAEHFGGSNGKEESPVVGNDTDRAGDDEAIIDQAEADASNPAGTPSDRGGGNPDASTAEIAPDVTQQAPAPTPSPSGGGEGATAIAVSSSEVSVDSAPTGDASPDTPRNDSTSDSREDRG, from the coding sequence CCTGCTGACCGCGGCCTCATTGGGTGGGTTCCTGCTGCTGGCCGTGCTCTTGGCGCTCCTTGCCCTGTTCGCTTTGTACTTCGTGCTGCTGTTCAGGGAGGTCGCCCTGATTGCGTTCGTGGTGTTCGCGCCGATCGCGATGGCGAGCTGGACTTGGTCGTCGACGCGGCACTGGCTGCGGCGATGGATCGAAGTTGTCGGCGCGTTGCTGTTCTCCAAGATCGCGATGGCCGTCGTCTTCGCGCTTGGGCTTTCGGCGACGGGTGCCGCGGACCAGGGCAACAATCCGGCCAACCTCAGCACCTTCCTGGCCGGGGTACTGCTGGTGGCGATGGCTGCCTTCGCGCCCGCTGCGACCTTCTCCTTCATCCACTGGGCAGGCGACCAGGGGCACAGCGCCGCGCGGGCCATCCGGCAAGGCTCTGTCGGTACCGCCGCGGCGAAGGAAGGTGTGGAGAAGGCGCAGCACTGGGGTGCCGAGCACTTCGGTGGGTCGAATGGCAAGGAGGAATCGCCGGTCGTGGGCAACGACACCGATCGCGCCGGCGACGACGAGGCGATCATCGACCAGGCGGAGGCGGATGCCTCGAACCCCGCAGGAACGCCTTCGGACCGCGGAGGCGGAAACCCCGACGCCTCGACGGCGGAGATTGCGCCGGACGTTACGCAGCAGGCCCCCGCGCCGACACCGTCACCGTCTGGTGGAGGAGAGGGAGCAACCGCGATCGCCGTCTCGAGCAGCGAAGTCTCGGTCGACAGTGCACCCACTGGCGACGCCTCCCCGGATACGCCACGCAACGACTCGACCAGCGACAGCAGAGAGGACCGTGGATGA